From Sulfurovum zhangzhouensis, one genomic window encodes:
- a CDS encoding tyrosine-type recombinase/integrase has translation MKNKLQDLTDSFLDYLVDIRGYSEATLTTYEIALRQMIEVSHFYKEDGSLVLDITPYRFQIAKKNKHTIAARLTAIHSFIKYLEGQEDLRVRLIAGESIKVPKSLPKPIEAQYIQEVLQSATLEDKLMISLLYGLGLRITELSTLQLSQIQQEWVQVRGKGNKVRELPLLSSIRELIEIYIATYTPKKYLFEKGNVPLNSAQLRYKLTKLFKSHGIKATPHQLRHSFATHLLNEGARIADVSELLGHTTMATTQVYTKLGTSKKMNEYMKAHPLAQQTSKDSSKE, from the coding sequence ATGAAAAATAAGCTGCAGGATCTCACAGACAGTTTTTTAGACTATCTTGTGGATATAAGAGGTTATTCAGAAGCGACCCTAACCACCTATGAGATAGCGCTAAGGCAGATGATTGAGGTAAGCCACTTCTATAAGGAAGATGGTTCTCTCGTACTTGACATAACCCCATACAGATTTCAAATCGCAAAAAAGAACAAACATACCATTGCTGCCAGATTGACAGCTATCCATTCATTCATCAAGTATCTGGAAGGACAAGAAGATTTGCGGGTCAGACTGATTGCCGGTGAGTCTATTAAAGTGCCAAAAAGCCTTCCAAAGCCTATAGAAGCACAATATATACAGGAAGTACTCCAAAGTGCTACCCTCGAAGATAAGCTCATGATCTCTCTGCTCTATGGGCTTGGTTTGCGTATTACAGAACTGAGTACACTTCAGCTCTCGCAAATACAACAAGAATGGGTACAGGTTAGAGGGAAAGGAAACAAAGTGAGAGAGTTACCGCTTTTATCTAGTATCAGGGAACTCATCGAGATCTATATAGCAACCTATACACCCAAAAAGTATCTTTTCGAAAAAGGTAATGTTCCCCTTAACAGTGCCCAGCTTCGTTATAAACTGACCAAACTCTTCAAATCACACGGGATCAAAGCAACCCCTCACCAACTTCGTCACTCCTTTGCCACCCACCTGCTTAATGAAGGAGCAAGGATTGCCGATGTGAGTGAACTCTTAGGCCATACAACGATGGCCACCACACAGGTCTATACAAAACTTGGTACATCTAAAAAGATGAATGAGTATATGAAAGCGCATCCCCTAGCTCAACAAACATCAAAAGATAGTAGCAAAGAGTGA
- a CDS encoding HP0268 family nuclease, with amino-acid sequence MKLKLARTTLKAKPKTIELDKLEEELADRSIFYFDKENSHKELKELIEYFEEKGYSVYMREVRYGMDENEYIYEVHIIA; translated from the coding sequence ATGAAACTAAAACTTGCTAGAACGACTCTAAAAGCAAAACCAAAGACCATTGAATTAGACAAATTGGAAGAAGAGTTAGCAGACAGATCTATATTCTATTTTGATAAAGAAAACTCTCATAAAGAGCTTAAAGAGCTGATTGAGTATTTTGAAGAAAAAGGATACTCAGTCTATATGAGAGAAGTAAGATACGGAATGGATGAAAATGAGTACATCTACGAAGTACACATTATCGCCTAA
- the tilS gene encoding tRNA lysidine(34) synthetase TilS, which yields MIDLPLLNTLKTKKNLLAFSAGVDSSALFFLLTEQHIPFDIALVNYGTRESSEVEEEHAKKLAQKYGLKCHTTRAPHFESHFEEKARTFRYDFFEDLIQKEGYETLLTAHQLNDQLEWLLMRLSKGAGLSELLGLESVCTKEHYLLIRPLLEVSKEELLEYLESNNYPYFIDESNQEVKYERNYFRKNFSDPLIAEYKEGIKRSFRYLKFDQKRLVSQFELLHRQKQLHIIRLYAMEAKIQAADTVLKNMGYLMSASQREELERSKSLVIGGKWAIEEQNGLLYIAPYRSADMPKDFKERCRVSKIPVKIRPYCFAEGIEPSLFATIF from the coding sequence ATGATAGATCTACCACTTCTCAATACACTCAAAACGAAAAAGAATCTTCTAGCTTTTTCAGCAGGGGTAGACTCCTCTGCACTTTTCTTCCTTTTAACAGAACAACATATCCCTTTTGATATCGCTTTGGTCAACTACGGTACAAGAGAGAGCTCAGAAGTGGAAGAAGAGCATGCTAAGAAGTTGGCACAGAAGTATGGTTTGAAGTGTCATACAACAAGAGCACCGCATTTTGAGAGTCATTTTGAAGAGAAAGCCAGGACATTCAGGTATGATTTTTTTGAAGATCTGATTCAAAAAGAGGGCTATGAAACGCTTTTGACAGCACACCAGCTTAATGACCAGCTAGAATGGCTGCTTATGAGACTCTCTAAGGGTGCAGGACTTTCAGAATTACTGGGATTGGAATCTGTATGCACCAAAGAGCATTATCTGCTTATACGCCCCCTTCTTGAAGTAAGTAAAGAGGAACTACTGGAGTATCTTGAGTCAAATAATTATCCCTATTTCATTGATGAGAGTAATCAAGAGGTAAAGTATGAACGCAACTACTTTAGAAAAAACTTTTCAGATCCGTTGATTGCAGAGTATAAAGAGGGGATAAAACGCAGTTTTAGATACTTGAAGTTTGATCAAAAAAGGTTAGTGAGCCAATTTGAACTGTTACATAGACAAAAGCAGTTACATATCATTAGGCTTTATGCTATGGAAGCTAAGATACAGGCAGCTGATACGGTACTCAAAAATATGGGATATCTAATGAGCGCATCACAAAGAGAAGAACTTGAAAGATCAAAGAGTCTGGTCATCGGCGGTAAGTGGGCGATAGAAGAACAGAATGGACTTCTTTATATTGCACCATACCGTTCTGCCGATATGCCAAAGGATTTTAAAGAAAGGTGCAGAGTAAGCAAAATACCTGTCAAGATACGGCCTTACTGTTTTGCAGAAGGGATCGAACCTTCACTCTTTGCTACTATCTTTTGA
- a CDS encoding triose-phosphate isomerase, with amino-acid sequence MIFAANFKTNHTRSSTKLYLDALSQKIAAKKSEDQVYIFPPATALDHYKGDFTLGAQNAYPTQNGAFTGEIGLDQLEEFDIKTILIGHSERRELMGESQEKVAEKFDFFKAQGFEIIYCIGEPLEVREQGDESVNIYLLEQFEGIDTAYEKLIIAYEPIWAIGTGRSATMEEIVSTHKALRKAVACPLLYGGSANPDNIKEIAAIENVDGVLVGSASLDAEKFASMILS; translated from the coding sequence ATGATATTTGCAGCCAATTTCAAAACAAATCATACAAGAAGTAGCACAAAACTCTATCTTGATGCTTTGAGTCAAAAAATCGCTGCAAAAAAAAGTGAGGATCAGGTTTATATCTTTCCTCCTGCTACTGCACTGGATCACTACAAGGGTGACTTTACCTTAGGTGCACAGAATGCATACCCGACGCAAAATGGTGCATTTACCGGAGAGATCGGACTTGACCAGCTTGAAGAGTTTGACATCAAAACGATCCTTATCGGTCACAGTGAAAGACGTGAACTGATGGGAGAATCCCAAGAAAAAGTGGCCGAAAAATTTGACTTCTTTAAAGCACAGGGTTTTGAAATCATCTACTGTATCGGTGAGCCCTTGGAAGTACGAGAACAAGGGGATGAATCAGTCAATATCTATCTTTTAGAACAATTTGAGGGTATTGATACAGCTTATGAGAAACTTATCATAGCCTATGAGCCTATTTGGGCTATCGGTACAGGAAGAAGTGCCACTATGGAAGAGATCGTCTCAACACATAAAGCGCTTAGAAAAGCTGTAGCTTGTCCATTACTCTATGGTGGAAGTGCCAACCCGGACAATATCAAAGAAATCGCAGCTATTGAAAATGTAGATGGTGTATTGGTTGGAAGTGCATCCCTGGATGCAGAAAAATTTGCCTCGATGATCTTAAGCTAA
- a CDS encoding lysophospholipid acyltransferase family protein translates to MGKKKDITRAIATVILPPLGYLLMRFYWYTSKKSFHIEGEITQAQGVIVCWHGELLLSPQAYRHIHKTQSASGIISRHFDGEIIARVLNYFHITPLRGSSSRGAKQVLLEAFRSLKKGDDLLVTPDGPRGPRHEVSDGALALAMKGKLPIYAVNFTCGKYWQFGSWDKFVIPKPFSKIDFYIKVLRLDDMKIDEAKVYLTDKMLEHTII, encoded by the coding sequence ATGGGAAAGAAAAAAGATATTACACGAGCCATAGCAACAGTGATCCTTCCTCCCCTAGGCTATCTTCTTATGAGGTTTTACTGGTATACCTCTAAAAAATCTTTCCACATTGAAGGCGAGATCACCCAGGCTCAAGGGGTCATTGTCTGCTGGCATGGAGAACTTCTTCTCTCTCCTCAGGCTTACCGCCATATCCATAAAACACAATCTGCTTCAGGTATCATCTCCAGACATTTTGATGGAGAAATCATAGCCAGGGTACTGAACTACTTTCATATCACTCCTTTAAGGGGTTCAAGCTCCCGTGGAGCAAAACAGGTCCTTTTAGAAGCCTTTCGTAGTCTAAAAAAGGGGGATGATCTGCTTGTCACTCCTGATGGACCAAGAGGGCCAAGACATGAAGTGAGTGACGGTGCACTGGCACTGGCCATGAAAGGCAAGCTTCCTATCTATGCAGTGAATTTCACCTGTGGCAAGTACTGGCAATTTGGCAGCTGGGATAAATTTGTCATTCCCAAACCATTTTCAAAAATTGACTTTTACATTAAAGTACTCCGTCTAGATGATATGAAAATAGATGAAGCAAAAGTGTATCTCACCGATAAAATGTTGGAACATACTATTATATAG
- the rimO gene encoding 30S ribosomal protein S12 methylthiotransferase RimO, translated as MSKKLHLVSLGCTKNLVDSEVMLGRLKEYEITDDNREADVIIVNTCGFIDAAKQESINTVLSLHDERKKDSILVMSGCLSERYKEELQAEMPEIDIFTGVGDYEKIDALIASKQSSFSPEVYLATETSGRVVTGSSYHAYIKIAEGCNQACSFCAIPSFKGKLHSRSLSSIQKEVENLVAQGFYDFSFISQDSSSYGRDMGMKDGLFDLVRTVEGIDGVRSARILYLYPSTTTFELIDAIADSEVFQTYYDMPIQHIDDGMLKIMKRGFGEKKTIELLEYMKSKPNAFIRTSVIAGHPGETEESFERLCEFMEEFGFDRFNTFTYSNEETTTAYTMEQVPDEIKEEQAAILGEIADRSTQRSLEAMVGKKVELVVEGESSEHEYLLSARPLIWAVDIDGEILINDTSDLSIEYGKVYEANITELVGNQLLASLVKQV; from the coding sequence AAAGAGTATGAGATCACTGATGATAACCGTGAAGCCGATGTGATCATCGTAAATACTTGCGGATTTATCGATGCTGCCAAACAAGAGAGTATCAATACGGTACTGAGCCTGCACGATGAACGTAAAAAAGATTCTATCCTAGTGATGAGCGGTTGTCTTTCTGAGCGTTATAAAGAGGAGCTGCAAGCTGAGATGCCTGAGATCGATATCTTTACCGGGGTCGGTGACTATGAGAAGATCGATGCGCTGATCGCAAGCAAACAGAGCAGTTTTTCACCGGAAGTCTACCTGGCTACTGAAACCTCAGGAAGGGTAGTGACAGGTTCAAGTTATCATGCGTATATCAAGATCGCAGAAGGGTGTAACCAAGCCTGTTCTTTCTGTGCAATACCAAGCTTTAAAGGAAAGTTGCATTCACGTTCGTTGAGTTCCATACAAAAAGAGGTAGAAAACCTGGTTGCACAGGGATTTTATGACTTTTCATTTATCTCTCAGGACTCTTCAAGCTATGGAAGAGATATGGGAATGAAAGACGGATTGTTTGATCTTGTGAGAACTGTTGAGGGCATTGATGGTGTAAGATCTGCACGTATCTTGTATCTCTATCCGAGCACAACGACCTTCGAACTTATCGATGCGATAGCAGACTCTGAGGTATTCCAAACCTACTATGATATGCCTATCCAGCATATCGATGACGGTATGTTAAAGATCATGAAACGTGGATTTGGAGAAAAGAAAACCATTGAACTGCTTGAATACATGAAATCCAAGCCAAATGCCTTTATTAGAACTTCAGTGATCGCAGGACATCCTGGCGAGACAGAAGAGAGCTTTGAGAGGTTGTGTGAGTTTATGGAAGAGTTTGGTTTTGACAGGTTCAATACTTTTACATACTCTAATGAAGAAACAACGACAGCTTATACAATGGAGCAGGTTCCTGATGAGATCAAAGAGGAACAAGCTGCGATCCTTGGAGAGATTGCAGATCGTTCAACACAAAGATCACTTGAAGCAATGGTAGGAAAAAAGGTGGAACTTGTAGTAGAAGGGGAAAGCAGTGAACATGAGTACCTGCTTTCAGCTAGACCACTTATATGGGCAGTGGATATTGATGGAGAGATCCTGATCAATGATACATCGGATCTGTCTATTGAATACGGCAAGGTCTACGAGGCCAATATCACTGAATTGGTCGGAAACCAGCTTCTTGCATCTTTAGTGAAACAGGTATGA
- the nusA gene encoding transcription termination factor NusA yields the protein MEKILDIIEAIALEKNLSRESAIDAFKEALTNTAKKLSSPTSTFEVMIDPNKKTYEINKVITVVKDDDEKLYTEIMKEGKTQEVESDSFISLSDAKEFDESIELGDQLKEEFVLEDFGRTASANLFKELEYHIQRRIEQDLFEKYKDKIGTVMIGNVSRIDADENTYVEIGELKGVLTLRNRIKGEKFKHGDTIKALLRYVSVDPRQGLFLELTRTSPKFLEALMAKEVPEIEDGVVEIVGSARIPGERAKLALKTDQANVDPIGAAVGVKGVRINAVSAELCGENIDCIEYSPIPEIYITRALSPAITKSIKVDQAKKKAVISITSDQKAKAIGKSGINIRLASMLTGYAIELNEVEGIAERAPETTETMEAEKTTDTSALADLFK from the coding sequence TTGGAAAAGATATTAGATATTATTGAAGCTATAGCATTAGAAAAAAACTTATCAAGAGAGAGTGCGATTGATGCATTTAAAGAAGCATTGACAAATACTGCAAAAAAACTAAGCTCTCCTACAAGTACATTTGAGGTAATGATCGACCCAAATAAGAAAACCTATGAGATCAATAAAGTGATTACAGTTGTTAAAGATGATGATGAAAAACTTTATACTGAGATTATGAAAGAGGGCAAGACACAAGAGGTAGAATCAGATAGTTTTATTTCTCTTTCAGATGCAAAAGAGTTTGATGAATCAATCGAACTTGGCGATCAACTTAAAGAAGAGTTTGTATTGGAAGATTTCGGGCGTACAGCTTCGGCAAATCTTTTCAAAGAGCTTGAATATCATATCCAAAGACGTATAGAACAGGATCTTTTTGAGAAGTATAAAGATAAGATAGGTACGGTCATGATCGGTAATGTAAGCCGAATTGATGCAGATGAAAATACCTATGTTGAGATCGGTGAACTAAAAGGTGTTTTGACGCTTAGAAACCGTATCAAAGGTGAAAAGTTTAAACACGGAGATACGATCAAAGCATTGTTGCGTTATGTAAGTGTTGATCCAAGACAGGGATTGTTTCTAGAGCTTACAAGAACTTCACCGAAATTTCTTGAAGCACTTATGGCAAAAGAAGTACCTGAGATAGAAGACGGCGTTGTTGAGATTGTAGGATCGGCTAGAATCCCTGGTGAAAGGGCAAAGCTTGCACTGAAAACGGATCAAGCAAATGTAGATCCTATCGGAGCAGCGGTAGGGGTAAAAGGTGTACGTATCAATGCCGTGAGTGCTGAGCTGTGCGGTGAAAACATTGACTGTATCGAGTATTCTCCTATCCCTGAGATCTATATCACACGTGCCTTGAGCCCTGCGATCACAAAAAGTATCAAAGTGGATCAAGCGAAGAAAAAGGCAGTGATCAGTATCACATCAGATCAAAAAGCAAAAGCGATTGGTAAGTCAGGTATCAATATCCGTCTAGCATCCATGTTGACAGGATATGCTATCGAGTTGAATGAAGTTGAAGGGATTGCTGAGAGAGCACCAGAGACTACAGAAACTATGGAAGCGGAAAAAACAACAGATACTTCAGCACTTGCGGATCTCTTTAAATAA
- a CDS encoding phosphoglycerate kinase, whose product MKDIKNLDIAGKRVFIRCDFNVPKDEFGNITDDRRIRSALQTIRYCIDRECKIILASHYERPEPGQYEERFSLAPVAKRLHTLLKIKNEIYMANDVVGEDARSKAEKLQGGDILLLENLRYEAGETSNDIDFAKKLADFADFYVNDAFGACHRKHASIHAITQFFDKDHKAVGFLMEKEINFFSKVIENPVRPFVAVVGGSKVSGKLQALTNLIEKVDKVIIGGGMAFTFLKAQGHEIGNSLVEDELIDEAKAIMEKATQNGVKFYLPVDIVVAPEFSENTTVKFLPTQEIPKGWMGLDIGPASSRLFREALNDAQTIIWNGPMGVYEMDRFSKGSIAMSHNIAQTHATTIVGGGDTADVVNKAGDADEMTFVSTGGGASLKLIEGEELPGLEALK is encoded by the coding sequence TTGAAAGATATTAAAAATCTAGATATTGCAGGTAAACGTGTATTTATACGTTGTGACTTTAACGTACCTAAAGATGAGTTTGGGAATATTACAGATGATAGACGTATCCGTTCCGCACTGCAAACTATCCGTTACTGTATCGACAGAGAGTGTAAAATCATCCTAGCTTCTCATTATGAAAGACCGGAGCCGGGACAGTACGAAGAGAGATTTTCACTTGCGCCGGTTGCAAAGAGACTACATACACTTCTCAAGATCAAAAATGAGATCTACATGGCAAATGATGTAGTCGGTGAAGATGCAAGAAGCAAAGCCGAAAAGCTTCAGGGTGGTGATATTCTTTTGCTTGAGAACCTACGTTATGAAGCAGGTGAGACTTCCAATGATATAGATTTTGCTAAAAAACTAGCAGACTTTGCAGACTTTTATGTCAATGATGCTTTTGGTGCATGTCACAGAAAACATGCTTCTATCCACGCGATAACACAGTTCTTTGATAAGGACCACAAAGCAGTGGGTTTCTTGATGGAAAAAGAGATCAATTTTTTCTCTAAAGTAATAGAAAACCCTGTTAGACCATTTGTTGCAGTTGTGGGAGGAAGTAAAGTTTCAGGAAAACTTCAAGCACTTACTAACCTCATCGAAAAAGTAGATAAAGTGATTATCGGTGGAGGAATGGCGTTTACCTTCCTTAAAGCACAAGGTCATGAGATCGGAAATTCATTGGTTGAAGATGAGTTGATCGATGAAGCAAAAGCGATCATGGAAAAAGCAACGCAAAACGGTGTAAAGTTCTATCTTCCTGTAGATATAGTCGTTGCTCCTGAGTTTTCTGAAAATACCACTGTAAAGTTCCTACCTACACAAGAGATACCGAAAGGGTGGATGGGACTTGATATCGGACCGGCAAGCAGCCGTCTTTTCCGAGAAGCACTTAATGATGCACAAACCATCATTTGGAATGGACCGATGGGTGTGTATGAGATGGATCGCTTCTCGAAGGGAAGTATTGCAATGTCACACAATATTGCACAGACACATGCAACGACCATTGTAGGCGGTGGAGATACAGCGGACGTAGTCAATAAAGCCGGTGATGCAGATGAAATGACCTTTGTTAGTACAGGTGGCGGTGCTAGCCTCAAACTGATTGAGGGCGAAGAGCTTCCTGGTCTAGAGGCATTGAAGTAA
- the miaB gene encoding tRNA (N6-isopentenyl adenosine(37)-C2)-methylthiotransferase MiaB, with the protein MSKKLFIETLGCAMNVRDSEHMIAELNQKEPYELTENIEDADLIIINTCSVREKPVAKLFSEIGIFNKRKKEGAKIGVTGCTASHLGQDIIKRAPVVDFVLGARNVSKITDVLEKKHAVEISTDYDESTYAFGEYRSNPYKAMVNISIGCDKQCTFCIVPATRGEEISIPSDLIVQEITKAVATGAKEVMLLGQNVNNYGRRFGGSEEKINFTQLLQKISKIEGLERIRFTSPHPLHMDDAFLEEFASNPKICKQIHVPLQSGSTKILQAMKRGYTKENFLNRCTKIRSLCPEATISTDIIVGFPGESNQDFEDTMDVLEQVQFEQVFSFKYSPRPHTEAQHFTDVIPDEIASERLSRLQARHFEMLAAQMDDQLGKVHKVYFDELKPNGRVSGRTDDGRLVFVEGSEELLGQIKDVKITKTSRASLDGEVIN; encoded by the coding sequence TTGTCTAAAAAACTTTTTATCGAAACACTTGGTTGTGCGATGAATGTTCGTGATAGCGAGCATATGATCGCAGAGCTTAATCAAAAAGAACCCTATGAACTTACCGAAAATATAGAAGATGCCGACCTGATCATTATCAACACCTGCTCGGTACGTGAAAAACCGGTTGCAAAACTTTTCAGTGAGATCGGTATATTTAACAAACGCAAAAAAGAAGGTGCAAAGATCGGTGTCACCGGTTGTACCGCATCACATCTGGGTCAAGACATCATCAAACGTGCCCCGGTCGTAGATTTTGTTTTGGGTGCCAGAAATGTCTCTAAAATTACTGATGTTCTAGAGAAAAAACATGCGGTTGAGATCTCTACAGACTATGATGAAAGTACTTATGCCTTTGGCGAATATCGAAGCAACCCTTACAAGGCAATGGTCAACATCTCCATAGGATGTGATAAACAGTGTACCTTCTGTATCGTTCCTGCTACAAGAGGAGAGGAGATCTCTATCCCTAGTGATCTGATCGTACAGGAGATCACTAAAGCAGTAGCAACAGGGGCAAAAGAAGTCATGCTGCTGGGACAAAATGTCAATAACTATGGACGCCGTTTTGGAGGGAGTGAAGAGAAGATCAACTTTACACAACTACTTCAAAAAATATCCAAGATCGAAGGGTTGGAGCGTATTCGCTTTACTTCTCCACACCCGCTTCATATGGATGATGCTTTCTTGGAAGAGTTTGCTTCTAATCCAAAGATATGTAAACAGATACATGTCCCGCTTCAAAGCGGTTCGACAAAGATCCTTCAGGCGATGAAACGCGGTTATACAAAAGAGAACTTCCTCAACCGTTGTACAAAGATCCGTTCACTCTGTCCGGAAGCTACGATCTCAACGGATATTATTGTTGGTTTCCCGGGAGAGAGTAATCAAGATTTTGAAGATACGATGGATGTGCTTGAACAAGTACAATTTGAGCAAGTATTCTCATTCAAGTATTCTCCTAGACCGCATACGGAAGCGCAGCACTTTACCGATGTAATTCCTGATGAGATCGCTTCAGAAAGGCTCAGTCGCTTGCAGGCAAGACATTTTGAAATGCTAGCGGCACAAATGGATGATCAACTAGGAAAAGTACATAAGGTCTACTTTGATGAACTCAAACCAAATGGAAGAGTTTCAGGGCGGACTGATGATGGGAGATTGGTCTTTGTAGAGGGAAGCGAAGAGCTTCTAGGACAGATCAAAGATGTCAAGATCACAAAAACATCCAGAGCCTCTCTTGATGGCGAGGTGATAAACTAA